The following are encoded in a window of Paenibacillaceae bacterium GAS479 genomic DNA:
- a CDS encoding chitinase yields MSYIRAGYVNDHHLPLMTEGDLQQLTHLNLAFGHVREDEIVISHLKHIDVLRRIRGDYPELKIILSVGGWSAGGFSEAASTAEGRSKMAASALHALEELPLDGIDLDWEYPSYGVAGIASSKADKQNFTLLLRELREALDRKGKETAGHYLLTIAAGADQYYLDGTEMDQVHPLLDFIQLMTYDMRGGFQVLTGHHTNLYTPSGDLFRISADASVRMFAGAGVPLSKIVLGAAFYSRLWTGVPDRDNGLHQMAASTGGYGPNYTELAENYINVQGYRRHWDEEAQAPYLFNGETFISYEDEQSIAAKCTYIREHALGGLMFWEYGLDRTGKLIAAMTKGLRDV; encoded by the coding sequence ATGAGTTATATTCGTGCCGGTTATGTAAACGATCATCATCTTCCGCTAATGACGGAGGGTGATCTGCAGCAACTGACTCATCTCAACCTCGCGTTCGGCCATGTGCGTGAGGACGAAATCGTCATCTCACATCTGAAGCATATTGATGTGCTGCGTCGAATCCGGGGCGACTACCCCGAGCTGAAAATAATCCTGTCCGTCGGCGGCTGGAGCGCAGGCGGTTTCTCCGAGGCTGCATCCACCGCGGAGGGCCGTTCCAAAATGGCCGCCTCGGCGCTGCATGCGCTAGAGGAACTGCCGCTGGATGGCATCGACCTGGACTGGGAGTATCCAAGTTATGGCGTGGCTGGTATCGCTAGCAGCAAGGCTGACAAACAGAACTTCACCCTGCTGCTGCGAGAGCTGCGGGAAGCTTTGGATCGTAAAGGCAAGGAAACCGCTGGGCACTATTTGCTGACCATCGCTGCAGGAGCGGACCAGTATTACCTGGATGGCACCGAAATGGATCAAGTGCATCCGCTGCTTGATTTCATCCAGCTGATGACCTATGACATGAGGGGCGGCTTCCAGGTGCTTACCGGCCATCATACAAATCTATATACGCCTTCAGGCGATCTGTTCCGTATCAGCGCCGATGCTTCAGTCCGGATGTTCGCAGGTGCAGGTGTACCGCTGTCCAAAATAGTGCTCGGAGCCGCTTTTTACTCTCGTCTCTGGACCGGAGTTCCCGATCGCGACAACGGCCTGCATCAAATGGCAGCCTCTACCGGCGGTTACGGCCCGAACTACACGGAGCTTGCCGAGAACTATATCAATGTCCAAGGCTATCGTCGCCACTGGGACGAAGAGGCTCAGGCACCGTATTTGTTCAACGGCGAGACGTTCATCTCCTATGAAGATGAACAATCCATTGCAGCGAAATGCACTTATATCCGTGAGCACGCTCTCGGTGGTCTCATGTTCTGGGAATACGGCCTGGATCGTACAGGCAAGCTGATTGCCGCTATGACTAAGGGTCTGCGGGACGTCTAA
- a CDS encoding Sugar phosphate isomerase/epimerase — protein sequence MKLGLSTYSLLNALKAGQMTVLDAIDWIADNGGEHMEMVPYGYTLIDNLELADAVRERARERGIDLSNYCLPANFVQETPEAFDAEVARLKGHVDLCARLGVRHMRHDVTAFTIPQEQMSIDWFDDHFEEMVEGSRQIADYAAPLGITTTIENHGFSAQSSDRVQRILRAVNRSNFRTTLDVGNFLCVDEDPIVGVMNNLKYASLVHFKDFYIRPYDQNPGGGYWFRSSHGNYMRGAIVGHGDLPIRKLIRLIKESGFDGYITVEFEGMEECREASRIAMDNVRRFWEECEV from the coding sequence ATGAAGCTTGGATTAAGCACATATAGCCTGCTGAACGCCCTCAAAGCGGGACAGATGACCGTGCTCGACGCAATCGACTGGATTGCAGACAACGGTGGAGAGCATATGGAAATGGTTCCGTACGGTTATACGCTCATCGATAATCTTGAGCTTGCAGATGCGGTCCGCGAAAGGGCTCGCGAGCGTGGCATCGATCTGTCCAACTACTGTTTGCCGGCCAACTTTGTGCAGGAGACGCCGGAAGCTTTTGACGCTGAAGTTGCCAGGCTGAAGGGGCATGTGGATCTATGTGCTCGCCTTGGCGTCCGCCATATGCGTCATGACGTTACGGCTTTTACGATTCCTCAGGAACAGATGAGCATCGACTGGTTCGACGATCATTTTGAAGAGATGGTTGAGGGCTCTCGCCAAATCGCCGACTATGCCGCTCCGCTGGGCATTACGACGACGATCGAGAACCACGGCTTCAGCGCTCAATCGAGCGACCGGGTGCAGCGTATTCTGCGTGCCGTGAACCGTTCGAATTTCCGCACAACGCTCGATGTTGGCAACTTCCTTTGCGTGGATGAGGACCCTATTGTCGGAGTTATGAACAACCTGAAATATGCTTCCCTTGTACACTTCAAAGATTTCTATATTCGACCTTATGATCAAAATCCTGGAGGCGGCTACTGGTTCCGCAGCTCGCACGGGAACTACATGCGCGGCGCGATTGTCGGTCACGGCGACCTGCCGATTCGCAAGCTGATCCGCTTGATCAAGGAATCCGGCTTCGACGGATATATCACGGTTGAATTCGAAGGTATGGAAGAATGCCGCGAAGCCTCGCGCATCGCGATGGACAACGTTCGGCGATTCTGGGAGGAATGCGAAGTATGA
- a CDS encoding alpha-L-fucosidase, which yields MSKENQSVTAESEAAEKATETAAVTLEDDVVHQGVHNYTEEKDYVWPEEPLLRERLEWFQDQKLGLMMHWGTYSQLGIVESWALDDVDEEWSRESVDWTKDSERIRREVYGLNRTFNPLRFQPELWADLAADNGFRYLTFTTKHHDGFCMWDTKTTEYSVTGKDTPFHTHPYADVCRQLFDAFRARGVAISAYFSKADWHTPYYWSPDMPHTETKRGPSYDPAKYPWLWEKFVQFTHEQIMELMTNYGRIDMLWLDAGWVGPRSGQDIRLGEVVEKARLIQPWLLSADRTIGGAYENLVTPEQTLPKDPLFIPWESNITMGTAFSFRFEDDYKSLRQLIHLLVEIVAKGGNLALNVAPQPDGRLPKTAIQRMKGIGAWLRENGDAIYATRPIAPYQSGKLNFTSKGNDVFAIRLYAERETMEQQLELPLEGHFASAELLGCGDAAGTALELEKTAQGWFVKLPESLRAGETPIALAIRLTR from the coding sequence ATGAGTAAGGAGAATCAAAGCGTTACGGCCGAATCGGAGGCCGCTGAAAAAGCCACTGAAACAGCAGCCGTCACTCTAGAGGACGACGTTGTCCACCAGGGCGTCCACAATTACACCGAAGAAAAAGACTACGTATGGCCGGAAGAGCCGCTGTTGAGGGAACGTCTGGAATGGTTCCAAGACCAGAAGCTCGGACTCATGATGCACTGGGGCACCTACTCGCAGCTTGGCATCGTAGAATCCTGGGCATTGGACGATGTAGATGAGGAATGGTCCCGTGAGAGCGTTGACTGGACCAAAGATTCCGAGCGCATCAGACGCGAAGTATACGGGCTGAACCGCACCTTCAATCCGCTTCGCTTCCAGCCTGAGCTTTGGGCCGATCTGGCCGCAGACAACGGCTTCCGTTACTTGACGTTTACAACCAAACATCATGACGGCTTCTGCATGTGGGATACCAAAACGACCGAATATTCCGTAACCGGAAAAGACACGCCGTTCCACACCCATCCGTATGCGGATGTTTGTCGCCAGCTGTTCGACGCCTTCCGTGCCCGCGGTGTGGCGATCAGCGCCTATTTCTCCAAAGCTGACTGGCATACACCATACTACTGGTCGCCTGACATGCCGCATACCGAAACGAAGCGTGGTCCTTCCTACGATCCTGCTAAGTACCCTTGGTTATGGGAAAAGTTTGTCCAGTTCACCCATGAGCAAATCATGGAGCTGATGACAAATTACGGCCGTATCGACATGCTCTGGCTGGATGCCGGATGGGTTGGCCCGCGCAGCGGCCAGGATATTCGCCTTGGCGAAGTTGTAGAGAAAGCTCGTCTGATCCAGCCTTGGCTGCTCTCAGCAGACCGCACGATTGGCGGAGCTTACGAGAATCTGGTCACTCCGGAACAGACACTGCCGAAAGACCCGTTGTTCATTCCATGGGAAAGCAATATTACGATGGGAACCGCCTTCAGCTTCCGTTTTGAGGACGATTACAAATCGCTGCGCCAGCTCATTCATCTGCTCGTTGAGATTGTAGCTAAAGGCGGCAATCTTGCGCTTAATGTAGCGCCGCAACCGGATGGACGTCTGCCAAAAACAGCCATCCAGCGCATGAAGGGCATTGGCGCTTGGTTGAGGGAAAACGGCGATGCTATTTATGCTACACGCCCTATCGCTCCTTACCAGTCGGGCAAGCTGAACTTTACTTCCAAAGGAAACGACGTATTCGCCATCCGGTTGTATGCGGAACGCGAGACTATGGAGCAGCAGTTGGAGCTGCCGCTGGAAGGTCACTTCGCAAGCGCAGAGCTGCTTGGCTGCGGCGATGCAGCCGGTACAGCGCTGGAGCTGGAGAAGACCGCACAAGGCTGGTTTGTGAAGCTTCCAGAGTCACTGCGGGCTGGAGAAACTCCAATCGCACTAGCCATTCGCCTGACCCGATAA
- a CDS encoding Cache domain-containing protein, producing the protein MNKSYLKSRLFLNYALSYLLVLLVPLLLFAGTISQSASSNLRSEVERAHFNQLTQARNTVDSRMRDLLTIASRISYDTRLSSYLMHDSYFSSEGMKALDQYKGTSEMIGELFLYFRDDDRIYSSLGMSELSVFYNGYAFRNWEPAQIEDELNKVQFPTLRPADLVRRKIGLEQSMLAYMVPITPNNPNPHATVMYLIEESQFNGLISSILGSYQGLTYVFDDKGQVLTSTQRGESLSKTDVDSLFRQPEGIHSLELNETTHSVVSVKSEQNGWTYVTAMPSNQFFSSVVKLRSIMILIFGTIAAAGAGLALLLARRLYGPIWELAAFASSHNKQPGAAAKEPDELGRIRSVLQHSSQMADLQEPYARNHFLLMLLKNSGPGSLSPELLRALHMSFDRERYAVLVFGWEDEQQVDPAFYAGLQELNIPEAGAIIYGVELPEPRRMAFIVGVTANPDSNGNDPLQATLDEVQRLSEEAGLSNPSIGVGRLYESPLQLSQSYIEALSAYESRHVLGPVTVSRFDAISESREKANWLPTGLLLKLAQALKQGSYEVAAPTITECLSYIRASGASLPLARAMYFDVLNTMLKSASELGVLTSDIPSPSSFHSMKVLEEPLLTLAYRICSEAESRAQTEERSLLDRALAYIHAHYADHSLSLESVADEHSISPSYFSRSFKEKTGQNFTPYVWQLRVEEVKRLLDETNDPIKDIIPRVGYLDAPNFIRKFKKETGLTPGQYRKRGQGGGAEAD; encoded by the coding sequence GTGAACAAGAGTTACTTGAAATCACGCCTATTTTTGAACTACGCTCTTTCTTATCTACTCGTATTGCTCGTGCCGCTTCTGCTGTTCGCAGGTACGATCTCACAGAGCGCATCGAGCAATCTGCGCAGTGAGGTCGAGCGTGCCCACTTTAATCAACTCACCCAGGCGCGCAATACCGTTGATTCACGGATGCGGGACCTGCTCACAATCGCTTCGCGAATTTCGTACGACACCCGGCTGTCCTCCTACCTGATGCATGATTCTTATTTCAGCAGCGAGGGTATGAAGGCGCTTGATCAATATAAGGGGACAAGCGAGATGATTGGCGAATTGTTCCTCTATTTTCGCGATGACGACCGGATTTACTCTTCGCTTGGCATGTCGGAATTAAGCGTTTTTTATAATGGATACGCTTTCCGGAACTGGGAGCCTGCCCAGATTGAAGACGAGCTGAACAAGGTTCAGTTTCCGACGCTGAGGCCGGCCGATCTGGTCCGCCGCAAAATAGGTTTGGAACAATCGATGCTAGCGTATATGGTTCCAATCACGCCTAACAATCCAAATCCTCATGCTACTGTCATGTATCTAATTGAGGAATCCCAGTTTAACGGCCTTATTTCTTCTATTTTGGGCAGTTATCAGGGACTTACCTACGTATTCGATGACAAGGGACAGGTTCTTACATCAACGCAACGCGGTGAATCGCTGAGCAAAACCGATGTGGACAGTCTGTTCCGTCAGCCGGAAGGCATCCACAGCTTGGAACTGAACGAAACGACGCATTCTGTCGTGTCGGTTAAATCCGAGCAGAACGGCTGGACATACGTAACCGCCATGCCGAGCAACCAGTTCTTTTCCAGCGTCGTAAAGCTTCGCAGCATCATGATCCTCATCTTCGGCACGATTGCTGCTGCGGGAGCGGGACTTGCACTGCTGCTCGCCCGTCGCTTATACGGACCGATCTGGGAACTGGCTGCATTCGCGAGCTCCCATAACAAACAGCCAGGGGCTGCGGCCAAGGAGCCGGATGAATTAGGACGGATTCGCAGTGTGCTTCAACATTCCAGCCAGATGGCCGACCTGCAGGAGCCGTATGCTAGGAACCATTTTCTACTTATGCTGCTCAAGAACAGCGGACCGGGCAGCCTCTCGCCAGAGCTGCTGCGAGCGCTCCACATGAGCTTCGATCGTGAGCGTTATGCCGTTCTCGTGTTTGGCTGGGAGGATGAACAGCAGGTTGATCCGGCCTTTTATGCCGGGCTGCAGGAGCTGAATATCCCCGAGGCTGGCGCCATTATATATGGCGTAGAGCTACCGGAGCCGCGGCGTATGGCTTTCATTGTCGGTGTTACGGCGAATCCAGATTCGAACGGAAACGATCCGTTGCAAGCCACGTTGGATGAAGTTCAGCGGTTGTCAGAAGAAGCTGGCTTGTCCAATCCTTCCATCGGCGTAGGCCGCTTGTATGAGAGCCCGCTTCAGCTTAGCCAGTCCTATATCGAAGCTCTATCCGCTTACGAATCCCGGCATGTACTTGGACCCGTGACCGTTAGTCGATTTGACGCCATTTCCGAAAGCAGGGAGAAGGCGAACTGGCTGCCAACCGGGCTGCTGCTGAAGCTGGCTCAAGCGCTCAAGCAGGGCAGCTACGAGGTAGCGGCTCCTACCATTACGGAATGTCTGAGTTATATCCGGGCCAGCGGCGCTTCGTTGCCGCTAGCTCGGGCGATGTATTTCGATGTGCTGAACACGATGTTGAAGTCCGCCTCAGAGCTTGGCGTACTGACCAGCGATATTCCTTCGCCATCCTCTTTTCATTCGATGAAGGTGTTGGAGGAGCCGCTTTTGACACTGGCCTATCGCATTTGCTCCGAGGCGGAGTCAAGGGCGCAGACGGAGGAGCGCTCGTTGCTTGACCGTGCGCTGGCCTATATCCACGCCCATTATGCCGATCATTCACTGAGCCTGGAATCCGTCGCTGACGAGCACAGCATTTCTCCTTCTTACTTTAGCCGCTCCTTCAAGGAGAAAACCGGACAGAACTTTACGCCTTATGTCTGGCAGCTAAGAGTGGAGGAGGTTAAGCGGCTGCTGGATGAAACGAATGATCCAATCAAGGACATCATCCCGCGCGTCGGATACCTGGATGCGCCGAACTTCATCCGCAAGTTCAAGAAGGAAACAGGCTTGACCCCAGGTCAGTACCGCAAGCGCGGCCAAGGCGGCGGCGCAGAAGCGGACTGA